A single region of the Mustela lutreola isolate mMusLut2 chromosome 2, mMusLut2.pri, whole genome shotgun sequence genome encodes:
- the POU1F1 gene encoding pituitary-specific positive transcription factor 1 produces MSCQPFTSADTFIPLNSEASATLPLIMHHSAAECLPVSNHATNVMSTATGLHYSVPSCHYGNQPSTYGVMAGSLTPCLYKFPDHTLSHGFPSMHQPLLAEDPTVTDFKQELRRKSKLVEEPIDMDSPEIRELEKFANEFKVRRIKLGYTQTNVGEALAAVHGSEFSQTTICRFENLQLSFKNACKLKAILSKWLEEAEQVGALYNEKVGANERKRKRRTTISIAAKDALERHFGEQNKPSSQEIMRMAEELNLEKEVVRVWFCNRRQREKRVKTSLNQSLFTISKEHLECR; encoded by the exons CGCTGCCGAGTGCCTCCCGGTCTCCAACCATGCAACCAACGTGATGTCCACAG CAACGGGACTTCATTATTCTGTTCCTTCCTGTCATTATGGAAACCAGCCATCGACCTATGGAGTGATGGCAG GTAGCTTAACACCTTGTCTTTATAAGTTTCCTGACCATACTTTGAGTCATGGTTTTCCTTCCATGCACCAGCCTCTCCTGGCAGAGGACCCCACCGTCACTGATTTCAAGCAGGAACTCAGGCGGAAAAGTAAATTGGTGGAAGAGCCAATAGACATGGATTCTCCAGAAATCCGAGAACTTGAGAAGTTTGCCAATGAATTTAAAGTGAGAAGAATTAAGTTAG GCTACACCCAAACCAACGTCGGGGAAGCCCTGGCAGCTGTGCACGGCTCTGAATTCAGTCAAACAACTATCTGCCGATTCGAAAACCTGCAGCTCAGCTTTAAAAATGCCTGCAAGCTAAAAGCAATATTATCTAAATGGCTGGAGGAAGCTGAGCAAGTAGGAG CTTTGTACAATGAAAAAGTGggagcaaatgaaagaaaaaggaagcgaAGAACAACAATAAG TATTGCTGCTAAAGATGCTCTGGAGAGGCACTTCGGAGAACAGAATAAACCTTCCTCTCAAGAGATCATGCGAATGGCTGAAGAACtgaatcttgagaaagaagtaGTAAGAGTTTGGTTTTGCAAtcgaagacagagagaaaaacgGGTGAAAACAAGTCTTAATCAGAGTTTATTTACTATTTCTAAGGAACATCTTGAATGCAGATAA